The window CCACCATGCACCCAGAGCAGGCAAGCGGCAAAGCCTGACTGTCCGGCGAGAGCTTCAGCCATCATGGGGGAAAGGAACACAAGGGAGGGATGCCGTGACGCGACCACCGGCTCACTGCACCTGCATATTTCACAGGCAATGCCAAGGTCCTCTGCGGCCGCGTTCAGCCAATGAGTGAGAAGCGAACAGTTGCTGGCAACGGGCTCGATCAGCAAAACGGGAAGCACGGGCAAGGCAGACACCGCAGACATGCATACTCCGATACGGCAAAAGGCAAAAGGAAAGCGGAACAGGACAACAATGAAACAGGGCGGGCACCTTTCGGCGCCCGCCCGATCTTTTTGCTATTTGGCGTTCCTGCAGTCCTCGCATATGCCGTAGAGGTACATGCGATGACTGGTCAGGGTGAAACCGTGCCGTTCGGCTAGTTCCTCCTGAAGACGCTCAATCTCTTCGTCAATGACTTCAAGATTCTTGCCGCAGTTTTCGCATATGAGGTGGTCATGATGCTCACTGCCGTATTTCTGCTCATAACGGGCGACACCGTCACCAAAGTGAACTTCCTTGGCAATGCCGGAATCACAGAGCAGTTTCATGGTACGGTATACGGTGGCCTGACCTACGGAACTATCAACCACCTTGACCCGCTCATACAATTCCTCGGTGGTCAGGTGACCGGCTTCGCGAAGAAATACCTCCACAATGCGCAGACGCTGTGGGGTAACTTTCAGACCGTTCTTGCCAATATATTCTGTAAAGACCTGTAATGGTTCCTTCATTGACGCTCTTCCCGTCTGAGTGATTATCGCGGCATGCTACCCTGCCTGCGGCAAAAGCGCAACATGCCCGTTCCGTTACAGGAGTTCGGCAAGCTGCCAGCCCTTATCGGCTGCAGCCTCTTTCACTCCGGCGCCACCCAGCACACAAACAATCCCCTTGTTCGCGGCTTCCGACAGAATCGCGCCAAAGGCCCTGAAGTCGTCCACCGAGGTCGAAAGAATCTCGTCACGCATCTGCTGACGCCGCTCTTCCGTATCGCCTGTGAAGTAACGCGCCATGGAAGCAGCCCCCTTGGCATCGGGCAGCAGGTGGGCATCCAGTTCGCCAATGGCCCCCACGATGGCCTTTTCCAATTCATCGGCACTGAGATTCACGTTGCGCAGGTACTCGGCAGAGGCGTCATAGACATCCAGAGTCTTGAGCAGGTTGGGATCGCGATAGGATACCTGTGCAAGGGTGCCGCTGGCCCTGTCAAACGCGGCAAACGCTCCGTAAGCGCCGCCCTGCACGCGCACCTTGTCCCACAGCCAGCCCATGCGCAGGTGCTTGAAAATGACATTGGCGGAACCGTGATAGGTGTAGCCAAGTTCATACAGGTTGGCAGCCTTGCCCACATAGTTGACCTGTGCGGGAATGGCAAACGCCTCATGCAGCATGGCAGCAGAGAAGGACCACGCGGCACCGGCACTCTCCCGTTCGGGCAACGAAGCCAGAAAAGCCTCGGCATGCGGGAGAACGTTCTTCCATCCGGCATCATCCACGGTAATGTTCATCAACGCGCCGTTCCGGCGCACCAGCATTTCACGCACGGCCTTCAGGTTGGCAAGAATGTTCGGCCACTCCACTTCAAAACTGGAAGCCATGCGGCGCAGGAACTGCAGGTAGGCGATGCCGTCTGTGAGCTCAGTCACCCAGCCAGCCACGCCAAAGTGGGAACGCAGACGGGAAATGACAACCGAATGGCCCGCTGGAACAAGCTGTTCCTCGGCTCTGGCCTTCTCTTCAAGCAGAATGGAACGGAAACGCTCCTTGTCGTCCAGCTGTCCTTCCAGAAGGACTTCACCCAGCAACGAGAACAGAGCTTCCGCATTGTCCACGGTCGCCTTCGCATTCACAAGCAGCTTGACCACCGGAGCGCGGTCCTGCAACGCGGTGGTCACAAGCATATCGCCTTCAATACCACCGGTCTTGGCGGCAATGCGCATCCCCAGCTCCACGAAATCGCGCTTCGCGGTACCCATCTCGGTAAAGCAGCGGGCAAGCAGCGGCACGTAGGGAAGCATGGCCTCATCCACACCGAGCATATCGAACGTAACATCGGCATAGAGGATACCGCCCGTGGGCAGATCATGCGTCATGACACGGACGCCGGAAACTTCGGAAAACTCGGCAGGGATGGTCTTGTTCTTCAGGGGCAGATCATCCTTGGTCACGCGGGGAATGGACGCGACGGCCTCAGGATCGTCAGGCGTCTCCTGCATGGTCCGCAGGTCCTCCGCCATGACCTCAATGGCCTCCAGCGAACGGCCATCAAGCGACTCCCTGACAGCGGCAAGACGTCCTTCCTCTTCCTGCTTGCGCACTTCCTGCAGCTTCTCGTCAGGAACAAGCAATACGGTGGACCGGTGATTGTTGGTCAGGAACGCGCAGGTGACAAGCTCCTCAAACACCCGCTCTCCGGCAGCAAGACGCTGTTTGATAGCGGCAAGCGGCGCTTCGAAGGCCAGCAGAGCCAACGGATCACCATCGTAGAGCCAGGTGGAGAGCGAACGCACCATAACGGCAAGCCCCACAGGGAAGCGGCCGGTATTGTTCTCGCGCAGAGAGAATTCCACAGTGTTCACGGCAGCTTCCACGCAGGCAGGGTCGATGCCCTTTTCCGCCAGCTCGCGCAGGGTATCGAAGATAAGCGCTTCAACCTTGGGGGCATCTTCAGGGTCAATACCCTTGAGGCCCGTGGAAAAATACATCTGACGCAATTCGGATTCCAGCCCGACGCCGGCAATATCCTCGCCGAGTCCTGATTCGATGAGAACCTTGCGCAAGGGGGATGCAGGCATGCCAATGAGGATGTGCTCCAGCATCTGGAAGGCAAAGTTGAGCTCCACTTCCACGGTTTCCGGCAGCAGCCAGTTCACCGTGAACATGCCGCGCCTGCTCTCTTCATCCTGCGCGGGACCGGCGGCATAACCGACGACAGCCGAACGGGGAGCATCAAAGGCAGGCTGCAGCGGCACTGCGGAATCCACCTTGAGCGGGCCGAAGCGATCAAGCAGCTTGCCGAGAATGGCAAGACGCTCTTCCTCGGGATCATCCCCCCAGAAATAGAAACGCCCGTTGGAGGGGTGGTAGTAAGTCTCGTGGAAGGTGTGGAACTGCTCGTAGGTCAGATCCGGAATTGCGGTAGGGTTGCCGCCGGAATCCAGCCCGTAGGTGATGTCGGGGAACAGCGACTGCTGCGACTGTTCTCCCAGCACGCTGTCCGGCGAGCTGTAGACGCCCTTCATCTCATTGAACACGACGCCCTTGTAGCTGAGGCGCTTAGCATCGCCGTCCACTTCATAATGCCAGCCTTCCTGCTGGAAGATGGCTTCCGTGATACGGGGAAAGAAGCAGGCGTCCAGATAGACGTCCACAAGGTTGTAAAAGTCCTGAAGATTGGTGGAGGCTACGGGATAGCAAGTCTTGTCAGGATAGGTAAAGGCGTTCAGGAAGGTCTGGAGCGAGCCCTTGAGCAGTTCGACAAAGGGTTCCTTGACCGGATACTTTTCCGAACCGCAAAGCACGGAATGTTCCAGAATATGCGCCACCCCCGTGGAATCCGTGGGCGGAGTGCGGAATGAAACGCCGAAGACCTTGTTCTCGTCGCTGTTGACCATGGAAAGGAGCTGGGCACCGGTCACGGTGTGTCGCCACAAGCGCGCGACGGAGGCAAGCTCCGCCACCGGTTGTTCATCCACAAGCTCAAACCCGTACATCTTGGTCATGCATATCCTCCGGATAGCCGTAAATAGTAGAGAAGCGGGACGGCTGCAGAGCACCCCGCATGATGTCGTCACAGAAATAATGTTCAGGGTACATAGTACACGGTGTGCCGGTAGACAAGAGCCGCGCTGCCTGTCGGAACCTGATCAGGCGGACTCCGCCAGAAGACGCCCTATCTCGGCGTACACCTTTACTACCTGCGGTTCCATTTCCACGCAGAGCTGTCGTGCCTCCTGCACATCACCGCTCCGTGCGGCATACTCAATCTCGCGGGCCACCAGAGCCGGGCCATCCGCAACGATGTCGAGCGCAGAACCGGCAAGGGAATGGGCCACTTCGGCCACTTCCTCAAGCCAGCCTTCCTCTGAGGCGACCTTCAACGCGGCAAATTCTCTGGGCAGAGATTCCTGCATAAGCGCATACAAACTATATACGTCGTCTTTCTCAAGGCCGAATTCGGAAAGAATGTAATCCAGCTGGCGCAACTGGCCGTCCTTAACCTGAGCCACTTCCTCAGCGCCCCCGGGCTCCACCTGACGTCCCTTATGCAACATGACGTCACGCACGGTTTTCAGCAAAGCCGTAATACGCACAGGCTTGATGAGTACACCGTCAACGCCGGCTTTCATGAACCGCTCCCGGTCACCCTCCGATTGGCTTCCCGAAAGAACGATAACGGGAATGGAGGCATCAACCCTGTCCGTCACCGAGGAGCGGATGGCCTCGGTCGCCTCCACGCCGTCCATTTCCGGCAGCACGGCATCCATGACCAGAACGTCGAAGACGTCCCGAAGCAGCTCCGCCAAAACCTCGCGCCCTTTTGCAACGGACACCACGGTATGCCCGCGACGCTCCAGCATGGCCGTATAAATCCTGCGGTTAAGCATACTTTCATCGGCAATGAGGATACGCAAGGAGCGCAAGGGACTGTCCGGTATCGTCATGAGGCTTCCCCTTTGGGTTTCTTCCGGAGGTTCTCTGCATCTGCGTCTGAAACATTATCCATGACTACCACCCTGTTTCTGCCTTCGGCCTTGGCCACATAGAGCGCCCTGTCCGCAAGGGCATAGACGACATCAGGTTCGTTACGGTGTTCAGCGCGCACGGAAACACCGAACGACGATGTTATGTGTATGCTCTCCCCGCCATGCACGGCGATAGGCGTATCCTGAACCGCCAAACGCATTCGCTCAGCCAGAACCTTGCCCCCAGCCACATCCGTGTCCGGCAGCAGGACGGCGAACTCCTCCCCGCCTACGCGGGCAACCATGTCCGAATCCCGGGCGCAGTCTTGCAAGATGCGGGCTACGGCTTGCAGAACTTCGTCACCCACCTGATGCCCATAGGTGTCGTTCACACGCTTGAAATGATCAATGTCCGCTATGATAAGCGCCAGCGGGTTCTTCTGGCGGGCGCAGCGGGCAACCTCCTGACGGAAGCGTATATGGAAGAAACGGGGATTGCAGAGGCCGGTGAGGGAATCGAGATAACTGAGTTCGGCAAAGCGTTGCTCATGCCTGCCCACAATATAGCCGAACACGGCAAAGACACAGATGGTGCCGATGGCCATGTATCCATAGAGCCAGTACCAGAATGAATCGTCGCATGCTTCAAGCCCCATCCACTGAGACAGAAACAGCCAGCCCACAGGAGCACCAACGCCAAGCAGTATTCCCTGCAGCAGGCGTTTGATCCGGGTTCGTGAAATCCCGAAAAAAAGTCTCAGGGCAGCCAGCCCTGAAAGCAGTAAACGTATCACCCTTCCCACTCCGCGTAGCCAGTCTGTTACCGCATATAGGAACGCGCCACACGGAACACGTCTTCATACTCAAGACGCATGCCTATGGCCACACACATCTCCGTGGACATGAGCATTTTACGGCGGGTTTCCGAAAGCACCGCTGCCTTGTGCTCCTTGAGCCACTTGCGCACGAAGGGGGCATCAAACCCGTCTATAACCATGGAAAGCCCTTCCCTGAAGTAGCGGGAGGACACATAGGCCAGCAAAGGCTGACAGCCGGACTTGCTTTCATGGCGCGAGAGCAGCACGTAGAACAGCAGGGTGACGATGAGCTTATCATCCAGCGACTTGTGTCCCACGTCGAAAAAACGCTCCTGTCCGGCCTGATGCTCGGGCACAAGCTTGAGCAGCTCCTGGGATAACGCCTTGGCCTTGTCTTCCGAAATGGGGGGAGCAGGATACTGGGCCAGCAGTTTGGCCAACGTTCTGTGCGGATTCTCGCCAGTGGCAACGTCGAGTATCGCCACGCGCATAAGATTGAACCGCCGTGCGGTCTCGCCAAGCAGGGTTTCCATCTTGGCATGAGCCAACATGCGCACCCGGTCGTCGGAATAGCCGCAGAATCCGACATCAAGCAGATGTCGTACGAACGGTTCCGTCGTATACTGGGCCTCTTCCTCCAGCGCCTTGAAATTACGCTTGCTGCCCACCAGCTTCTTCAGTGAAAGCCAGTAGGCGGCAACTCCTTCCAGAGGAAGCTCCAGAATATCAAAGTCTTTCTGTACTTCTGACATAAACTACCACCAACCCCGAAAGACAATACGCATTGTCCCCCTGTATTCTAGCCTGAATACAGGACGACAAGCGCATTGGCAAGGTTGGGGTGTTTTTTACAGCGAAATAACCGAGTTATCCGCCATGGCAAAGGAGCAGTATTCGTACCTGTCCGCTTCTGCATCATTATACCACTGACCTTTGCTGAGATAGCGGAAACGATAGTCCTTGCCGGTCTCCAGCTCCACGAGCGCAGAGAAGGAACCGTCCTTGTTTTTCTTCATGGGGCAGGCGTTTTCATTCCATCCGTTGAAATCGCCGACGACGAACAGTTCGTTGCAACCATTCGCTTCATCCTTGTTCAGACTAAATTTTACCTTGCACACGGGACGGCTCTTCAGAAACTGCTTGTTCAGTGACATATACCTCTCCTCACGGGCAGACGGTTTTTACATGATTACGGTGTACATACACCAAATCGCGCGCCATTTCCATGGCAAACCGATTATTATTATCTGCCGACGACCTGAGAAGAACAGCAACACTGTCGAATATGACCTGCAAAACGTATCCAATACGGATTAGTGCAAAAAGCAGGGCCCTGGATGCACAGATAGACAATGGGGAGAGAAAAAAGAAATGCGCCGGACGGCGCACTATGCAGAAAACAGCACTTTACAGAAAGGACTAGAAAAGCGCGGCTCGCGAACTACAAGCCGAAAGGCGGCACCGCACTTGCCGCCCGAAAAGACAGTTGGCCTTCCGATCTGGCGGAAGGCCCGACGCACACTACTGATTAACAGCCTTAAGCGTCTGCTCAAGCGACTGCAGGAACTCTTCGCTACGGCCGGAACCATCCAGCCCGCAAAGCCCCTTCACTGCGGTCATGAGCAGATCAAGCTGCACAGTAACGTCGAAAAGGCCGTTGTTAATGCGGCACATTTCGCCATCAACCTGCAGCAGATACACGCGGCGGTCCTTATTCACACCGTCACTGGTGACAATGGAATACACCTGCTGGTTCTGGTCCGTCACATACAGCCGCTGGCGGGTCATCACGCCGGTCTCTTCGTCATAGTATGAGCTTTCAGAGTACAATCTGCCCCTGAACGTGATGTCGGCACCAACATCATTCAGCAGGGTGATTTCCTCCATCACGGCTTTTGCCTGTTCATTGCTCATACCCGTTCCTCCTTACTTAGGTGGGTAAGGTTAGCTGTTCCGGCCCTTTGGGCTTCTTCGGCTTTTCCTGCACCGGTTCGGGTTCCGGTTCAGGCTCAATCACCTGCTCCGTCTTCTCGAACAGGGCACCTCCGCCCATGGAACTCCAGAACGCCTCCAAATCGGCACGTGAAACACGGTAGCCTCTACCCAGCTTGGCAGCCCTCAGGGTACCATCCTTGATGGCCCTGCGGATGGTCTCCTTGTGGCAGCTCAACAGTTCGGCCGCCTCACCCAATGTGTACGTCTGTTTGGTCATTGTTGCGCAGTAACCCTTGTCAAATCAGCCTTGGCACGAGCAGCAACACAACGAGGAACACACAACTGGGGGATCATGTCCTCTCAACTCACCAAGCCACGGTTATCAGATGCTACGCATGACAATTACCACTCAAAAACAACTATTGTCAACAATGCTCACATAAACTTCGTTTGGGCACGATAATCAACTATGATCAACACTGGACAACATTCAACCACACATCACTCTCATTCGACACACTGTGCCACACCATGAGCGAATAAACACCGGTCAAGACATCTGGAAGCTTACAAACCACACAGAACAACACCTCTTGACGCTTGCGCCCTGTTTGCGCCTTTTTGAGCAAATACTTACAGCCGGAGTCTGCCCAGAGTTGCTCAAAACCTATGCGCAGCAAAAGAAAAGCCCCCGCACCGGGCGGGGGCTTGGATTGTTGCATGAAAAACCCTTATTTTCTGGACGGCATCAGCCTGAAGATCTGCACGCATCCCTGTACTGTTCCGTCGGCAAGGCGTAGCGGGGTAACGGAGTTATAGAACTCCGGACCATCCGGCACAAACCGCACCCAGCCACTATGCTCCTTGCCATCGGCAAGAAAACGGGCAAAGGGGCATTCGCCGCTGCATGGCGCAGAGTCGCCGGCAAAAGGAAAGAGAGACAGGTTCACACCGCCGCTTTCGTCACCCACATGCTTGAAAAATGCTTTATTGGCCGCCAGAACGGATCTGTCCATTCCCATGATGACAACCATGTCGGGTATGGCGTCAATGGTGCTGCGCAACACGTCCAGCTCGGCAGACTCCCCTCCTCCGGCACTGCAACGCGGAACAAGCACGGAACAGTAGTGAACGTCCCGGCCCTGGGCATCAGGCATGCAATCGGCATACTCCATAACGTCCAACGTTCCGCCCCCGCGCAGATACAAGCGTGCGGGTAGCGACTGAGGCGAATCAGGGGCGGTCCGCATGCAGCGGAGCATCATACTTCTATGTTCGGCCGCCTCGTACAGGCTGTCCACAGAAAGTACGGACTCCTGCAACTGTGCCGGGGAATCATACCCGAGCATACGGGCCAAAGCAGCATTACACTCCACAATCGTTCCGGACATGTCGGCCACATACATGCCTACCGGGGCATCATTAAAATACCCCTTGTACCGCGCAGCCTGTTCCCACAATCTTTGCCTCATGGCCTGATGGTGACGCAAAATGCTCAGGTTGACGCGCAGTTCATCCGCACTGACCGGCTTCTTGATCAGGCCAAGCGCACCACTTTCTACCACCTGTTCCAGAACAGCCTTGTCGGATGCCCCCGTGATGAACAACGTGGGAATGGCCAGTTCCGTTACTATGGTGCGGGCCGCATCCACGCCCGAGATCTCATCGCTGAGAAATATGTCCATCAGCACGGCATCCGGTTGCAGGGTGCGCGCAGCTTCCACGGCACTTGCCCCGCTGCTGGCTACACCGCACACGACATGCCCCTCGGCCTCAAGCAGAACCTTGAGCAGGGTCGCACTCAACTTATCATCTTCGGCTATGAGAATACGCAAAGAAACCATGGAGATTTCCAAGCCTCAGCTTACGCCGCAGCCTGCTGGGCAAAAGTTATCGGGAGACGCACCGTGAACTGCGTGCCAGCCTCTTCGCTGGAGACAAAAGCGACATCACCCTTGAGATAGTTCGTAGCAAGAAGCTTGATGCTGTATGTACCAAGCCCCCTGCCCACTCCTTTGGTCGAAAAAGAACGCTGAAAAATAGCGGCTCGCGATTCAAGGGGAATAGCTGCGGGATTCCAGACGAAGAAGGACACTTCCCTGCCTTCAACGCTGTACCCCATCCGGACGTCACCTCCCCTTGCGGTGGCCTCCAGCGCATTTTTGACCAGATTGGCCAACACGCGCTTAAGCAAAGTGGGGTCAGTCACAAGTTCCACATCGCACAGCCCGTGTTCCAGAAGAATGCGTTTGCCCTCTCCAACCTCATGAGAGGCGTAAAGTTCACGCACGGTACGCAACACCTCAGCCGGATTCACACATTGCGTATCCACGCTAAGCTCTGCATTTTCTGCAGCCAGAAGCACACGTTGCGCCATGATTTCCTCCACCAGCTCGCTGGAGAACTTGTGGAGCAAAAGCGTCTCGTCTTTCAAATTGAGGGGCACTTCCTCGAGCACCATACGCGCAAGGTTGCGTAACCCGCCTGCGGTATTGAGAATATCGTGAAAAAAGATACGTTCGAGCGCCCTGCGACGCTTTTCATGACTCATATCCGTAATGGCAAAGGTGACATACCGATCACCTTCGAGGAAAACGGGGCTACCGACCACCTTGAGATCGTAAGCACATATGGCATCGCCTTTACGTTGCGTAAGACGACACTCGTCTTCGGTCCTGTCATTGCCCAGGGCGCACATGATAACCCGGACGGCACCGCAATTACGGCAAAACTCGGAGGTACCGCACCCGCCGGGAACGGAACAGGCATGTTCGCAACTGAAAAGCTCGCCCGGACGCATACCGATAATTTCACGCGCATCCTGCATATCAAGCAGGTTCAGCAGATTCCGGTTGGCATAGACAATCTGTCTGTTGCTGTTCAGGATCATTATCAAGTCCGTGACGGAATCCAGAAGGGTGACAAGCGGGTTGCCTTTGAAGATGGCGGCCTGCTTGAGCAGCATGCATGAAGCGGCACGTTCGGCCGGGGCGAACCTGGTGGGCAGTACCTCGGTCATAAACTTCTCCGTTCGATATCGTTGGCGGGGCAACGCGGAATGCAGTGCCGCGTTCCGCAATGTCCTACCCCATAACCGTTACAAATCCAAGCCGACGAATCGGCAAAAATGTAAAAGGGCCCGCTGCAGAGCGGGCCCTTCAGAGAAAGACAATAATACGGCAACGTTACCCTGCGAACGGAGCTGCGTGGTTTACAGGCCCGATCCCCTTCCCCGGGGTGTAGCTCTTTTCAAGACACAGGTGCAAATACTGCTGGGCCTTTACCACGGCCTCTTCCAGCCCGCAGCCGTGCGCCAGCCATGTGGCGATGGCGGCAGAAAGCGTACAACCTGTTCCGTGATTGTTCGGGGTATCCACCCTTGACTGCGGCAGGGAGCGCGGTGCTTCACCGGGAACGCCCAGCCAGTCCACGAGCGTGGCGCCAGCCTCAAAGTGGCCGCCTTTC is drawn from Desulfovibrio mangrovi and contains these coding sequences:
- a CDS encoding response regulator; this encodes MVSLRILIAEDDKLSATLLKVLLEAEGHVVCGVASSGASAVEAARTLQPDAVLMDIFLSDEISGVDAARTIVTELAIPTLFITGASDKAVLEQVVESGALGLIKKPVSADELRVNLSILRHHQAMRQRLWEQAARYKGYFNDAPVGMYVADMSGTIVECNAALARMLGYDSPAQLQESVLSVDSLYEAAEHRSMMLRCMRTAPDSPQSLPARLYLRGGGTLDVMEYADCMPDAQGRDVHYCSVLVPRCSAGGGESAELDVLRSTIDAIPDMVVIMGMDRSVLAANKAFFKHVGDESGGVNLSLFPFAGDSAPCSGECPFARFLADGKEHSGWVRFVPDGPEFYNSVTPLRLADGTVQGCVQIFRLMPSRK
- a CDS encoding insulinase family protein, giving the protein MTKMYGFELVDEQPVAELASVARLWRHTVTGAQLLSMVNSDENKVFGVSFRTPPTDSTGVAHILEHSVLCGSEKYPVKEPFVELLKGSLQTFLNAFTYPDKTCYPVASTNLQDFYNLVDVYLDACFFPRITEAIFQQEGWHYEVDGDAKRLSYKGVVFNEMKGVYSSPDSVLGEQSQQSLFPDITYGLDSGGNPTAIPDLTYEQFHTFHETYYHPSNGRFYFWGDDPEEERLAILGKLLDRFGPLKVDSAVPLQPAFDAPRSAVVGYAAGPAQDEESRRGMFTVNWLLPETVEVELNFAFQMLEHILIGMPASPLRKVLIESGLGEDIAGVGLESELRQMYFSTGLKGIDPEDAPKVEALIFDTLRELAEKGIDPACVEAAVNTVEFSLRENNTGRFPVGLAVMVRSLSTWLYDGDPLALLAFEAPLAAIKQRLAAGERVFEELVTCAFLTNNHRSTVLLVPDEKLQEVRKQEEEGRLAAVRESLDGRSLEAIEVMAEDLRTMQETPDDPEAVASIPRVTKDDLPLKNKTIPAEFSEVSGVRVMTHDLPTGGILYADVTFDMLGVDEAMLPYVPLLARCFTEMGTAKRDFVELGMRIAAKTGGIEGDMLVTTALQDRAPVVKLLVNAKATVDNAEALFSLLGEVLLEGQLDDKERFRSILLEEKARAEEQLVPAGHSVVISRLRSHFGVAGWVTELTDGIAYLQFLRRMASSFEVEWPNILANLKAVREMLVRRNGALMNITVDDAGWKNVLPHAEAFLASLPERESAGAAWSFSAAMLHEAFAIPAQVNYVGKAANLYELGYTYHGSANVIFKHLRMGWLWDKVRVQGGAYGAFAAFDRASGTLAQVSYRDPNLLKTLDVYDASAEYLRNVNLSADELEKAIVGAIGELDAHLLPDAKGAASMARYFTGDTEERRQQMRDEILSTSVDDFRAFGAILSEAANKGIVCVLGGAGVKEAAADKGWQLAELL
- a CDS encoding response regulator, producing MTIPDSPLRSLRILIADESMLNRRIYTAMLERRGHTVVSVAKGREVLAELLRDVFDVLVMDAVLPEMDGVEATEAIRSSVTDRVDASIPVIVLSGSQSEGDRERFMKAGVDGVLIKPVRITALLKTVRDVMLHKGRQVEPGGAEEVAQVKDGQLRQLDYILSEFGLEKDDVYSLYALMQESLPREFAALKVASEEGWLEEVAEVAHSLAGSALDIVADGPALVAREIEYAARSGDVQEARQLCVEMEPQVVKVYAEIGRLLAESA
- a CDS encoding isoamylase early set domain-containing protein → MSLNKQFLKSRPVCKVKFSLNKDEANGCNELFVVGDFNGWNENACPMKKNKDGSFSALVELETGKDYRFRYLSKGQWYNDAEADRYEYCSFAMADNSVISL
- a CDS encoding PAS domain-containing sensor histidine kinase, which produces MTEVLPTRFAPAERAASCMLLKQAAIFKGNPLVTLLDSVTDLIMILNSNRQIVYANRNLLNLLDMQDAREIIGMRPGELFSCEHACSVPGGCGTSEFCRNCGAVRVIMCALGNDRTEDECRLTQRKGDAICAYDLKVVGSPVFLEGDRYVTFAITDMSHEKRRRALERIFFHDILNTAGGLRNLARMVLEEVPLNLKDETLLLHKFSSELVEEIMAQRVLLAAENAELSVDTQCVNPAEVLRTVRELYASHEVGEGKRILLEHGLCDVELVTDPTLLKRVLANLVKNALEATARGGDVRMGYSVEGREVSFFVWNPAAIPLESRAAIFQRSFSTKGVGRGLGTYSIKLLATNYLKGDVAFVSSEEAGTQFTVRLPITFAQQAAA
- a CDS encoding helix-turn-helix domain-containing protein; the encoded protein is MTKQTYTLGEAAELLSCHKETIRRAIKDGTLRAAKLGRGYRVSRADLEAFWSSMGGGALFEKTEQVIEPEPEPEPVQEKPKKPKGPEQLTLPT
- a CDS encoding Fur family transcriptional regulator; this translates as MKEPLQVFTEYIGKNGLKVTPQRLRIVEVFLREAGHLTTEELYERVKVVDSSVGQATVYRTMKLLCDSGIAKEVHFGDGVARYEQKYGSEHHDHLICENCGKNLEVIDEEIERLQEELAERHGFTLTSHRMYLYGICEDCRNAK
- a CDS encoding GGDEF domain-containing protein, yielding MIRLLLSGLAALRLFFGISRTRIKRLLQGILLGVGAPVGWLFLSQWMGLEACDDSFWYWLYGYMAIGTICVFAVFGYIVGRHEQRFAELSYLDSLTGLCNPRFFHIRFRQEVARCARQKNPLALIIADIDHFKRVNDTYGHQVGDEVLQAVARILQDCARDSDMVARVGGEEFAVLLPDTDVAGGKVLAERMRLAVQDTPIAVHGGESIHITSSFGVSVRAEHRNEPDVVYALADRALYVAKAEGRNRVVVMDNVSDADAENLRKKPKGEAS